From a region of the Methanoculleus receptaculi genome:
- a CDS encoding ATPase domain-containing protein — protein MVTSVDAQKSVLEMPDQSILSTGNSELDKKIADGLPLQSLTLIEGENDTGKSVLTQQIIWGALKQGFNVDLFSTENTSKSFLTQMESMSLDISDYFAWGYLRVFPMHVVGFEWTKEKMHGTLERMIGFMEQTKAQIIVIDSLTLFTEYATQDTVLTFFTNCKNLVDHGKTILITLHTYAFVEDALVRIRSICDAHLFMKKALVGGKYVMMLEVVKVRGARKTTGNIVSFEVHPGYGIKVIPVSVARV, from the coding sequence ATGGTAACCAGCGTCGATGCCCAGAAAAGCGTCCTCGAGATGCCCGACCAGAGTATCCTCTCGACCGGGAACTCCGAGCTCGACAAAAAGATAGCCGACGGCCTCCCGCTTCAGTCGCTCACCCTCATCGAGGGCGAGAACGACACCGGAAAGAGCGTTCTTACCCAGCAGATCATCTGGGGCGCCCTGAAACAGGGGTTCAACGTCGACCTCTTCTCGACAGAGAACACGAGCAAGAGTTTCCTCACCCAGATGGAGTCGATGAGCCTTGACATCTCCGACTACTTCGCCTGGGGCTACTTACGCGTATTTCCGATGCACGTCGTCGGGTTTGAGTGGACGAAGGAGAAGATGCATGGAACCCTGGAGCGGATGATCGGTTTCATGGAGCAGACGAAAGCCCAGATCATCGTCATCGACTCGCTCACCCTCTTTACCGAGTACGCCACCCAGGACACCGTCCTCACATTCTTTACCAACTGCAAGAACCTTGTCGACCACGGCAAGACCATCCTGATCACCCTCCACACCTACGCCTTCGTTGAGGATGCCCTTGTCCGTATCCGCTCAATCTGTGATGCCCACCTCTTCATGAAGAAGGCACTTGTCGGCGGCAAGTACGTCATGATGCTCGAGGTTGTTAAGGTCCGCGGCGCCCGCAAAACCACCGGGAACATCGTCAGTTTCGAGGTTCACCCCGGCTACGGCATCAAGGTGATCCCCGTCTCAGTCGCAAGGGTGTGA